The Borreliella afzelii nucleotide sequence GTATATGAAATTTACAAAAATAAACCGCATTTTATCATCGAATATCAAAAATATGACGATTTAAGCAAAATAAAGCTCAAATTAGAAAAGTCAATTGAATTGAAAAAAGAAAACCCACAAAAAAATTATGAGCATATAAAAACAAACATTTATAATATTCTCATTGAGCAACTAAAAGAAAAGGTGAATATTGAATTTATAAAGCCAATTATAAAAACTTATTTGAATAGCAAAAAGAAATTAGAATACAGTAAAATATTTGATACATATAATTGCGAATTATTAGAACTAATAAAAAATGAAAATAATTCTTTGATATTAAAAGAAGTTGTATAAGGATTTAATATGGAAAGTGCACCAGAACCTATAAAAAAAGGAAAATGTAAAGTAGAATGCCAAAATAAAGAACGCTTTATTTTGATTGAAAAAGAAAATGGTAAAGCTATGTACCATACAAAAATAATGATGGACGTTTATAAATTCGGAGTTTATGAGAATAAAAAAAAGAAAAAAAATGAATTTCGAGTGTCATTAAGGGCATTGTTTAATGGAGAAAGAATTGTTGAGGAAACACATTTATACCCCATTAAAGAAGGGGATAAATTTATTGGAATTTTTTACGGGTTCAGAAAACCAATAAAAAAGGCTATTATAAAGTATCAATTAAACGGGAATAGAAAATCTTATGGATTTGCAAGGGCATATTATATGGAAGTTAGATTTAAAGCTGGCAGTGTTTTTTTCTACTTTAAAGGACTATATCGCTTATTAGATAAACAGAGAATGAATAACCACTATAATAAAATATTATTTAGTATGTTTACAGATTTAGAAAAACAAGTATATGAATTTTATGGGAAAAAATACCCAGAACAAGGACCTTTAACAAAATGGATACTAAAAAACCTAAAATAATAACAATTGCGTCAATTAAGGGCGGTGTTGGCAAAAGCACAAGCGCAATAATTTTGTCGACTTTGTTATCAAAAAATAATAAAGTTCTTTTAATTGATATGGATACTCAAGCATCTATTACTAGTTATTTTTATGAAAAAATAGAAAAACTAGGTATTAATTTTACCAAATTTAATATTTATGAAATTTTAAAAGAAAATGTAGACATTGATAGTACTATTATAAATATAGATAATAATCTTGATCTTATACCTAGCTATCTTACG carries:
- a CDS encoding DUF226 domain-containing protein, producing MESAPEPIKKGKCKVECQNKERFILIEKENGKAMYHTKIMMDVYKFGVYENKKKKKNEFRVSLRALFNGERIVEETHLYPIKEGDKFIGIFYGFRKPIKKAIIKYQLNGNRKSYGFARAYYMEVRFKAGSVFFYFKGLYRLLDKQRMNNHYNKILFSMFTDLEKQVYEFYGKKYPEQGPLTKWILKNLK